ttattatttacACGTCTATCTGCCGGGGGTTCGATCCCAGACGGCCGTTCTATGGCACGTTCTCCATGTATTTGGTTCTCCGGGTTCTCCCACAGAGACGTTCTGTGAGCTCATCTCGCTTCACATTTCACTTTCTAACCAAATGTAAAAACAGGAATCACTCCACCTCTGCATGTTGTCTTCCGGTTGGTCTTCCTCTCCCTTCTttgtcatctcctcttctctcagtccatcttcatccccctcttctttccctccctcctgctcctcgtctCCGGCCGCCGCTTCTTTAAatgaagacgatgaagaagaCTCGTCTGGAGTCCGTCGTCCAGGAGCCGCGTCAAAGAACGAGTTCCCTAAAAAGAAACTGGCGGGGAGGCTCTGAGAAAAcaagctctcctcctcctcctcctcctcttcctcctcctcctcctcctcctcagagctcGACTCCTCCGAACCGAAGGTGGGCGACGTCATGTGAGGCAAGCTGAGCGACTTGGTGTGTCGGCTCTGTGAGTCCACGCTGAGCGGCCTGCGAGGCGTCGACCCGGTCGGGTCGGGGCCCGACTGCAGCTCCGACTGCAGCTCTGTCTGCAGCTCCGTCTGCAGCTCCGTCTGCAGCTGTGTCTGCATCTCCGTCTGCAGCTCCGTCTGCAGCTGTGTCTGCATCTCCGTCTGCAGCTCCGTCTGCAGCTGTGTCTGCATCTCCGTCTGCAGCTCCGTCTGCAGCTCCGACTGCAGCTCCGTCTGCATCTCCCTCTTCATCTCCGTCTGCAGCTCCGTCTGCAGCTCCGACTGCAGCTGTGTCTGCATCTCCGTCTGCAGCTCCGTCTGCAGCTGTGTCTGCATCTCCGTCTGCAGCTCCGTCTGCAGCTCCGTCTGCAGCTGTATCTGCATCTCCGTCTGCATCTCCGTCTGCAGCTCCGACTGCAGCTCCGTCTGCAGCTGTGTCTGCATCTCCGTCTGCAGCTCCGTCTGCAGCTCCGTCTGCAGCTGTGTCTGCATCTCCGTCTGCAGCTGTGTCTGCATCTCCGTCTGCAGCTCCGACTGCAGCTCCGACTGCAGCTCCGTCTGCAGCTGTGTCTGCATCTCCCTCTTCATCTCCGTCTGCAGCTCCGTCTGCAGCTGTGTCTGCATCTCCATCTGCAGCTCCGACTGCAGCTCTGACTGCAGCTGTGTCTGCATCTCCCTCTTCATCTCCGACTGCAGCTCCGTCTGCAGCTGTGTCTGCATCTCCCTCTTCATCTCCGTCTGCAGCTCCGTCTGCAGCTGTGTCTGCATCTCCCTCTTCATCTCCGTCTGCAGCTCCGACTGCAGCTCCGTCTGCAGCTGTGTCTGCATCTCCGTCTGCAGCTCCGACTGCAGCTCCGACTGCAGCTCCGTCTGCAGCTGCGCAGGAGGAGCCGGCTGCATGACTTCGTACTCGTCGTCCGAGTGATCCGGAGGCTCGACGGAGAACTCGTCCgcctgagacaggaagtggagacatTGAACTCCTCGCCTCGTTCCACCGCGATGGCGTCCTGCAGCACTCACCTGAGGGGGGGCGCTGcagtccaggtggtccaggaaCTCAAAGTTGTCCTGAACATAGCCCGCcagctcctggtcctcctcctgggCCTCCTCCTGGGCCTCCTCCTGGGCCTCCTCCTGGGCCTCttggtcctcctcctggtcctcttcctGGGCCTCCTCGACTCCCGTGGAATTGAGGACGTCGGAGGCCTCTGGCCGACAGCCAATCGGCTTCCTGCCTTCCATGTCtgaaaaggaaggaggagacgagcTTTCGGTCATTACTAATgtgacacagaggaggaggtgcggttatgggatgaaggaggaggagaagaagaagaagaagaagaagaaggagaaggagaagaagaagaagaagaggaacaagaacaagaagaagaagtagaaggagaagaagaggaagaagaacaagaagaagaagaagaagaagaggaagaagaacaagaagaagaaggagaagaagaagaagaacaagaaggagaagaagaggaagaagaacaagaacaagaaggaggagaaggagaagaagttaCCCATGTATTCGTCGACGTCATTATTTTCCTCGCCGTTGGAGACGGGGCTTTGTGCTCGCGGCTCTTTGGACACGCCTCCACCTTCCATCTCCGGCTTCCTACAttcacctctgacctcctcctccttcttctttccttcccttgcttcctctcctcctcctcctgccgccttctCTTCCCCGTCCGTCTCCTTCCCTCTGCGACCTTTCACCTCTCCCTCCGCCTTCCTCTCCACCCCTCGGCTTTCCCTCCTCCgccccttgtctcctccctccttcccctccccccggtgtcccccgccgccccccccccggagCACCACCCGGCCGGCCCCGCCTCCCTGCAGCACGCCGAGCGCCAGGTTGGAGGTGATGTGCAGCGGCACCGTCACCATGGTGGGGCCCGTGATGTGCATGGCCGCCCGCCGGCCCTTGGCGCTCAGCCCCGGACTGGCCCCGGACCGGGGGGCCTCGCCCGGGCCCTGACCCTCGGGATCCAGACAGGTGTAGGTGCCCTGGGTGCCCGCCCCCCCGCTCACCAGCCCCGTGCCCCGGCGGTACGTCACGGCGTACTCGCTGCCGCCGCTGGAGGCCGCAGCCTCGGGGGAGGGGCCGAGGAGGGGGGGccgggcggtgggggggggccTGGAACctggagtgagagagaagagactgtTGCTCCGGATAATCAACTCTGGatgactttaaactaaatagagtcatgtttttgtaatttaaaataaattaactaatgtaatatatatatatataaataaataatatatatattattgataaatatatatattcatatatatttatatatagatataaatatatttctttaacaaaatatatacatacattatttatatatattgtttatttatatataactatttatatatgtatatacaggactgtctcagaaaattagaatattgtgataaagttctttattttctgtaatgcaattaaaaaaacaaatgtcatgcattctggattcattacaaatcaactgaaatattgcaagccttttattcttttaatattgctgattatggcttacagcttaagaaaactctaaaatcctatctcataaaatttgaatatttcctcagaccaagtaaaaaaaaagatttataacagcaaaacaaaatcaaacatttgaaaatgtgtttccaggtgtttcgagttaattagacgattcaagtgatttgtttaataccctactagtatactttttcatgatattctaatatttagagataggatatttgagttttcttaagctgtaagccataatcagctatattaaaagaataaaaggcttgcaatatttcagttgatttgtaatgaatccagaatgcatgacatttttgtttttttaattgcattacagaaaataaagaactttatcacaatattctaattttctgagacagtcctgtatatatacgaatatttacatttatatatatacaaaatgtaatatatataacaaatataatgtttatatatatatgtatatttctatatatacatttatttatatcgatatagatataaatatatataaatattttatgaatatatatatgtatataaataatttaataaatacatatatatagatacataatttaatttatatatatatatatattttaaatacatatatatatattttttatttaaatatatatatattcattacattatttgtatatttaaagcACCTTGGTTGGTGAAGGGCGACATGCTGAGGGAGTCCATGCTCCTCGCTGGTCTCAGAGCCGTCGGCTCTTTCTCTGCGAAAAAAGAATTGATTAGGACACATTGTATCAAAGTGGGTGAAGGAAAGGAagcaaggagacaaggaggttcAACATTTTCATGTGTCAATAGATTCCTTTTGAGGAGAAAACAAACCACGCTGTCATCGTTCAACCTTCAGCCAACAATGTGGTGATTAAAGTTTAGTTAATAAATGTACTtacaatagaagaagaagaagaagaagaagaagaagaagaagaagaagaagaagaagaagaagaaggaggaggaggaggagaagaaggaggagaaagaggaggaggaggaaaagaagaaggagaagaagaaagagaagaaggaggaggaggagaagaacaaggaggaggagcaagaggaggaggagaacaagaacatgaaggaggaggagcagcaggaggaggaggagcagcagcagcagcaggatgagcagcaggaggagcagcaggaggaggaggaggagcagcaggaggaggaggagcagcaggaggaggaggagcagcagcaggaggaggagcagcagcaggaggaggagcagcaggaggaggagcagcagcaggaggaggagcagcaggaggagcagcaggaggaggaggaggagcagcaggaggaggagcaggagcagcagcaggaggaggaggaggaggagcagcagcaggaggaggaggagcagcaggaggaggagcagcaggaggaggaggaggagcagcaggaggaggaggaggaggagcagcaggaggagcagcaggaggaggagcagcaggaggagcagcagcaggaggaggagcaggaggaggaggagcagcaggaggaggagcagcaggaggagcaggaggaggaggaggggcagcaggagggagcagcaggaggagcagcaggaggagcagcaggaggaggagcaggaggaggaggagcagcaggaggagcagcaggaggaggagcagcaggaggagcagcagtacCTTTGGAGGAGTGCTTGTGCCTCCGCCGGGCGTCGGGGAAGCGTCCCCCGATGTGGAAGATGGACATCCACTTCCTTCCTTTGAGAGATCCTTTCCTCCTGGAGAGACAACAAGGCtcagcttcctgcttcctgcttcctgcttcctgtttgCTCCTCCTCAGGTTCAatgacgtgacctctgacctctgacctctgtgtgcGGGCCTACTCACTTGTCGGTGCCCTCGATGACGGCGTGGTACGGCCTCATGGCCGGAGGACCGCCCCCCGGACTGATGAGACCGAAGTGGGGGGGCGGATGAGTGGGCGGGGCCTTGAAGAGCCCTTCCTCCTGATTGGCCgtcggggaggggagggacttcCTTCTTTCAACGGACTCACCTGAATGAGGCAGATATACAGaagaggtgtatgtgtgtgtgtgtgtgtgtgtgtgtgtgtgtgtatacgtaagtgtgggtgtgtgtgtgtatgtgtatgtgtgtatgtgtgtgggtgtatgtgtatgtgtgtgtgtgtgtgtgtgtgtatatatagtgtgtgtgtatatatatatatatatatgtatatatatatatatatatatatatgtatatataatctttatatatatatatctttatatatatgtatatatatatatacatacatatatatatatatatatatatatatatatatatatatatatatatatatatatatatatatatatatatatatatatatatatatatatatatatatatatatatatatatatatatatatatatatatatatatatatatatatatatatatatatatatatatatatatatatatatatatatatatatatatatatatatatatatatatatatatatatatatatatatatagatagatatatctatatatatatatatatatatatatatatatatatatatgtatatatatatatatatatatatatatatatatatatatatatatatatatatatatatatatatatatatatatatatatatatatatatatatatatatatatatatatatatatatatatatatatatatatatatatatatatatatatatatatatatatatatatatatatatatatatatatatatatatatatatatatatatatatatatatatatatatatatatatatatatatatatatatatatatatatatatatatatatatatatatatatatatatatatatatatatatatatatatatatatatatatatatatatatatatatatatatatatatatatatatatatatatatatatatatatatatatatatatatatatatatatatatatatatatatatatatatatatatatatatatatatatatatatatatatatatatatatatatatgtatatatatatatatgtgtgtgtgtatgtgtgtgtatgtgtgtgtgtgtgtgtgtgtgtgtgtgtgtgtgtgtgtgtatgtgtgtgtgtgtatgtgtgtgtgtgtgtgtgtgtgtgtgtgtatatatgtgtgtgtatatatgtgtgtgtgtatgtgtgtgtgtgtgtgtgtgtgtgtgtgtgtgtgtgtgtgtgtgtgtgtgtgtgtgtgtacctggggcGGGGAACAGCTGGGGGACGTGTGTGAGGATGAACTCCACCACGATGGACTGAACTCTGACCTCCATGAAGGCCGCCGTGCCGCTGAACCCGGAGGTCTCGATGTCCTTTGACCTTCacgtgaatgatgtcatgtgtttatagaagaaaagaagaagaagaagaagaagaagaagaagaagaagaagaggaggaggaggaggaggaggaggaggagcccaccTGAGCAGGTTGGGGGCCCAGACGATGGCCAGGTTCCTGCAGTGCATGCTGGTCTCTGGGCTGAACGAGGCCATCCGGACCAGGTGGCGCATCAGGAACTCCAGAGTCCTGCAGGAGGGGAGAGGTGAGGGGggcgtacctgtgtgtgtgggggcgtacctgtgtgtgtggggggcgtacctgtgtgtgtggggggcgtacctgtgtgggtgggggggcgtacctgtgtgtgtgggggggcgtacctgtgtgtgtgggggcgtacctgtgtgtgtgtgggggcgtacctgtgtgtgtgggggcgtacctgtgtgtgggggggggggcgtacctgtgtgtgtggggggggggcgtacctgtgtgtgggggggggggcgtaccacactccttcaaagtggctgttattaaacctctcctgaagaagccgctctggatccagaggtgttggctaactacagaccgatctctaacctccccttcctctccaaggtcCTGGaggaagtggtcgcaaatcagttgtgcgactttctacatcataatagtttatttgaggagtttcagtcacgatttagaaaacaccaccgacagcactggtgaaaattacaaatgacctcctaatggcagcagataaaggactcctctctgaactggtcttgttagaccttagtgctgatagaggactcctctctgaactggtcttgttagaccttagtgctgatagaggactcatctctgtcctggtcttgttagaccttagtcctgatagaggactcctctctgtactggtcttgttagaccttagtgctgatagaggactcctctctgtactggtcttgttagaccttagtcctgatagaggactcatctctgtactggtctagtagaccttagtgctgatagaggactcatctctgtactggtcttgttagaccttagtgctgatagaggactcatctctgaactagtcttgttagaccttagtgctgatagaggactcatctctgtactggtctagttagaccttagtgctgatagaggactcatctctgtactggtctagtagaccttagtgctgatagaggtctcatctctgtcctggtcttgttagaccttagtgctgatagaggactcatctctgtactggtcttgttagaccttagtgctgatagaggactcatctctgaactggtcttgttagaccttagtgctgatagaggactcatctctgtcctggtcttgttagaccttagtgctgatagaggactcatctctgaactggtcttgttagaccttagtgctgatagaggactcatctctgtactggtcttgttagaccttagtgctgatagaggactcatctctgtcctggtctagttagaccttagtgctgatagaggactcatctctgtcctggtcttgttagaccttagtcctgatagaggactcatctctgtcctggtctagttagaccttagtgctgatagaggactcatctctgtactggtctagttagaccttagtgctgatagaggactcctctctgaactggtcttgttagaccttagtgctgatagaggactcatctctgtcctggtctagttagaccttagtgctgatagaggactcatctctgtactggtctagtagaccttagtgctgatagaggactcatctctgtactggtcttgttagaccttagtgctgatagaggactcatctctgaactagtcttgttagaccttagtgctgatagaggactcatctctgtactggtctagttagaccttagtgctgatagaggactcatctctgtactggtctagtagaccttagtgctgatagaggtctcatctctgtcctggtcttgttagaccttagtgctgatagaggactcatctctgaactggtcttgttagaccttagtgctgatagaggactcatctctgtcctggtcttgttagaccttagtgctgatagaggactcatctctgaactggtcttgttagaccttagtgctgatagaggactcatctctgtcctggtctagttagaccttagtgctgatagaggactcatctctgtactggtcttgttagaccttagtgctgatagaggactcatctctgtcctggtcttgttagaccttagtcctgatagaggactcctctctgtcctggtctagttagaccttagtgctgatagaggactcatctctgaactggtcttgttagaccttagtgctgatagaggactcatctctgtactggtcttgttagaccttagtgctgatagaggactcatctctgtactggtcttgttagaccttagtgctgatagaggactcatctctgtcctggtctagttagaccttagtgctgatagaggactcatctctgaactggtcttgttagaccttagtgctgatagaggactcatctctgtactggtcttgttagaccttagtgctgatagaggactcatctctgtactggtcttgttagaccttagtgctgatagaggtctcctctctgtactggtctagtagaccttagtcctgatagaggactcctctctgtactggtctagttagaccttagtcctgatagaggactcatctctggactggtcttgttagaccttagtgctgcattcgacaccattgaccatgacatcctattacagagactggagcagtcgattggcatttcaggcacggcactaagttggtttaaatcctacttatcagatcgatctcagtttgtatttgtaaacgatgacgcctcgataaccaccaacgttaatcacggagttccacaaggttctgtgcttggaccaattgtatttaccttatacatgcttcctttgggcaatattatcaggaaacactccataaactttcattgttatgcagatgatactcaactatatctatcgatccaaccagaggaaaccaaccaactaagtaaagttcaagcatgtcttaaagacataaaaacatggatgacctgcaacttcttgatgttaaactcagacaaaaccgaagtaattttaatcggctctgagcacctcagagatcaattatctggtgatgtggattctgtagacggcattgccctggcatccaacaccactgtaaagaatcttggcgttatctttgatcgggacttgtcctttaactcccacgtaaagcaaatctcaaggactgcattctttcatcaacgtaatatttcaaaaatcaggcacatcttgtctcaaaaagatgccgaaaaattggttcacgcgttcgttacttgagactggattactgcaactccttattatcaggctgctctaataaatctcttaggtccctcagttgctccagaatgctgcagctcgtgttctcactaaaactaagaaaagagatcacatcactcctgcactagctgctctgcactggctcccagtaaattcaagaatcacttttaaattcttctcttaacgtacaaagccttgattggtgatgcaccatcatatcttaaggagcttgtagtaccatattgccccactagagagctacgctcactaaatgcgggactacttgtagttcctagagtcttaaaaagtagaatgggagccagagcctttagttaccaagctcctcttttatggaaccagcttccaccttcagtccgggaggcagacacagtcacctcgtttaagagtagacttaagaccttcctctttgacagagcttatagttagggctgaatcaggttcacctggtccagccccttgatatgctgctataggcttatagctgccgggggacgtttaggatgcactgagcacctctctcctctcctctctccttagggatgaattttcatctctcaatcacacgttactaactctgctttctccccggagtccttgtgacttcacgtctcatggggtcatcggaccctatgagacggcatagatcctatctgctgatggatcatcgaggtctgggtcgtggaattcctgctaccgactacgccactgtcctgttgagactccgcccactgttgagactccgcccactcctcctctctaccgccatctgcctgatggatggtggaggtctccatcgtggaatatgcctactatgaactattcatacactctgtcacattcattgaatgtatttaaactctaaatctgtccttctggtcacatgacatctattgttctgtccatcctggagagggatcctcctctgttgctctcctgaaggtttcttccctttttttccccctgaagggttatttgggagtttttcctggtccgatgtgaggtcaaaggtcagggatgtctatgtgtacagattgtaaagcactccgagacaaatttgtaatttgtgaaattgggctatacaaataaactgcattgggggggggggcgtacctGTGGTGGGGGGGCGGCAGCTCCTTCAGCACATCTCTGATCTTCACcagccgctcctcctccagctggaggGCCACCGCCTCCTGGAGGAGAGACTCAGATCAATAAAGACCCTCTACCACTAaggtgatatttatatatatatatatatatatatataaatatataaatattaatatatatatatatattttttaatccatgtatattattatttatataaatatatatatatgtatattgatatttagatatatatattaatatatatatatatatatatatatattttcttgtatattattatttatataagtatatatattaatatataaatatatacattcatttaaatatatataattaatgtataatatatttatatatgaatatatatacgtaaTTTAATGAAGAGCAGGGGAGTTTCTCTTAATTTTTATTATTCtcttaattaattattaaaatatgtttttgtatatataaatatatatattatttatgtatatatataattatttatatctataaatatatatcaatttctatattttatatttatacaaatataatgaacTGTTACTCACGGCGAACTTGTCGTACAGCTGGTACGTGAGCAGCGGGTTGGGCAGCTCTCTGAAATAAGCTTTACACAGAGAGCTGACGCAGTGGATGTCCTGCAGGTACAGGTCCTTGTTCAGGTCCGGACCCCCGTCGCTCTCAAACTCCCccctgttgacacacacacacacacaggctcacttTACACCTGCACTGTAACGCTCGGTGGACTCcgcggtgggggggggctcaccgGAGCCTCTGTGTGTTGGACGAGACCCCCGACAGCCGGTAGATGCCGTCCACCACGCCGTGCCTCTCCACAAACTCACTGCAGCTCTGCAGGACCTGAGGAACTGGAGAAGTCGGAGGGAGAGGATCAACACCACGCTCACGGTGCTAGAACTGATCCTGGATCAGATCAGTACCACTGGGGCCCCGGGCCCTGACCCAGGAGGGGGTCCTACCCGCGGGCCCCGTCTCTTGGCTTGACCCTGGTCGAGGTCGGGGTGGAGGCTATTTACACGAAGCAAATGAAGCGACGCAACagtagacgtgtgtgtgtgcggcgcaCTGTGGAGatgcaaaggtcaaaggtcaagtgaCCCGTCGGGCCGGAGAGGTCAACGGGGCGTTGAGTCTCCACACAGAAATAACTGAGAAT
This genomic interval from Pseudoliparis swirei isolate HS2019 ecotype Mariana Trench unplaced genomic scaffold, NWPU_hadal_v1 hadal_25, whole genome shotgun sequence contains the following:
- the si:dkeyp-68b7.12 gene encoding rho GTPase-activating protein 30, yielding MRRVRRKIGNKEKVFGCDLMEHLNASSQEIPQVLQSCSEFVERHGVVDGIYRLSGVSSNTQRLRGEFESDGGPDLNKDLYLQDIHCVSSLCKAYFRELPNPLLTYQLYDKFAEAVALQLEEERLVKIRDVLKELPPPHHRTLEFLMRHLVRMASFSPETSMHCRNLAIVWAPNLLRSKDIETSGFSGTAAFMEVRVQSIVVEFILTHVPQLFPAPGESVERRKSLPSPTANQEEGLFKAPPTHPPPHFGLISPGGGPPAMRPYHAVIEGTDKRKGSLKGRKWMSIFHIGGRFPDARRRHKHSSKEKEPTALRPARSMDSLSMSPFTNQGSRPPPTARPPLLGPSPEAAASSGGSEYAVTYRRGTGLVSGGAGTQGTYTCLDPEGQGPGEAPRSGASPGLSAKGRRAAMHITGPTMVTVPLHITSNLALGVLQGGGAGRVAEGEVKGRRGKETDGEEKAAGGGGEEAREGKKKEEEVRGECRKPEMEGGGVSKEPRAQSPVSNGEENNDVDEYMDMEGRKPIGCRPEASDVLNSTGVEEAQEEDQEEDQEAQEEAQEEAQEEAQEEDQELAGYVQDNFEFLDHLDCSAPPQADEFSVEPPDHSDDEYEVMQPAPPAQLQTELQSELQSELQTEMQTQLQTELQSELQTEMKREMQTQLQTELQTEMKREMQTQLQTELQSEMKREMQTQLQSELQSELQMEMQTQLQTELQTEMKREMQTQLQTELQSELQSELQTEMQTQLQTEMQTQLQTELQTELQTEMQTQLQTELQSELQTEMQTEMQIQLQTELQTELQTEMQTQLQTELQTEMQTQLQSELQTELQTEMKREMQTELQSELQTELQTEMQTQLQTELQTEMQTQLQTELQTEMQTQLQTELQTELQTELQSELQSGPDPTGSTPRRPLSVDSQSRHTKSLSLPHMTSPTFGSEESSSEEEEEEEEEEEEEEESLFSQSLPASFFLGNSFFDAAPGRRTPDESSSSSSFKEAAAGDEEQEGGKEEGDEDGLREEEMTKKGEEDQPEDNMQSEASEEDSQFDKEPPPTPPPPHPPLLEAPTQAGEESSAEADLNEEEEEEEKEEEEEEEAPAVLDRPPCREVPRPKQKDIGEISVEESGATKDRGRDEGEDTKVKEEMEDACQGPVLERKGNEGSTWEEPPKGGGGDPKQDGSVRSTGGGTGGGLECEDTEVEERKQVEEKEASVDGEEATIKGVGVGEEELPLAKVSGEETLDVDEGRRNEEAGVRVEAAEESRSQESRTEDKCTEPEVQRGFEEKEASSPETSERGKRPDGEEAGSKERELGDGGRDAGPPKEVPRDDRKWTEEIGGGGGGGGGSSSSSVGGGGGGSGGGGGDSGGGGRGAVGRTVVTSRHPKVYQARAVPVVPPKPQHCKVTAMSLRQRQQQHGGGGGGGGEMASRVPTEHEKVIEGEDEGKGRKERRRGDGEENAAGDPSRDSPLSMCFDEAVAMATMRRERERQRGNEGQ